Proteins from a genomic interval of Scatophagus argus isolate fScaArg1 chromosome 6, fScaArg1.pri, whole genome shotgun sequence:
- the LOC124060969 gene encoding retinoschisin-like, which produces METTARCAAVLFLLLLSQALIAVHSQEEEEATQEGDVVQDEELQEEDQQVIETWTRNIKACTCDCESADSPTRIPPVLPTSLSPPPPQGHPLSCMPECSYHRALGFESGSVTSDQISCSNQDQYAGWYSSWMPNKARLNNQGFGCAWLSKFNDQHQWIQIDLKEVGVVSGILTQGRCDADEWITKYSVQYRTVETLNWIYYKDQTGNNRVFYGNSDRSSTVQNLLRPPIVARYIRLLPLGWHTRIAVRMELLMCMNKCT; this is translated from the exons atggagacCACTGCTCGATGTGCCGCCGTGCTGTTTCTCCTGCTTCTATCTCAGG CCCTGATCGCTGTTCACTCCCAGGAG gaggaggaggctacCCAAGAGGGAGACGTCGTCCAGGATGAGGAACTGCAAGAGGAGGACCAGCAGGTGATCGAGACATGGACACGAAACATCAAAGCCTGCACCTGTGACTGTGAATCTGCTGATTCACCGACACGTATCCCACCTGTTCTGCCAACCTCTCTGTCGCCACCACCGCCTCAGGGTCACCCACTGAGCTGCATGCCAG AATGCTCTTATCACAGAGCCCTGGGCTTTGAATCTGGGTCTGTGACATCAGACCAGATCAGCTGCTCCAATCAGGACCAGTATGCTGGCTGGTACTCCTCCTGGATGCCCAACAAAGCTCGCCTTAACAACCAAGGCTTTGG ATGCGCGTGGCTCTCCAAGTTTAACGACCAGCATCAGTGGATCCAGATTGACCTGAAGGAGGTGGGAGTGGTGTCCGGCATCCTCACCCAGGGTCGATGTGATGCTGATGAGTGGATTACTAAATACAGCGTCCAGTATCGCACTGTAGAAACCCTCAACTGGATCTATTACAAAGAccagacaggaaacaacagg GTCTTCTATGGGAACTCTGACCGCTCCTCAACAGTACAGAACTTGCTGCGCCCACCCATTGTAGCTCGTTACATTCGCCTGCTGCCCCTGGGCTGGCACACCCGAATTGCTGTGAGGATGGAGCTGCTGATGTGCATGAACAAGTGTACCTGA